In Leptodesmis sichuanensis A121, the following are encoded in one genomic region:
- a CDS encoding ABC1 kinase family protein, protein MGQHPLERLRRYDARAIAQYYRFRPWLTIWRTLRIVFSFLSFFLGMQLDRLQNLEEQHKLKRADQLRRTLISLGPTFIKVGQALSTRPDLVRKDFLEELTKLQDQLPPFPNHIAFSIIERELNRPLEESYCQISLEPVAAASLGQVYRARLFSGEEVAVKVQRPNLMPVLTLDLYLMRWAASWLSPWLPLNLGHDLTLIVDEFGNKLFEEVDYLNEGRNAEKFATNFRGDPRVKVPAIYWRYSSQRVLTLEWIHGFKLTDTERIREAGLAKDDLIEIGVTTGLQQLLEHGFFHADPHPGNLFAMAPQCPVDSKAPTEPLRAQMAYIDFGMMDQLDETTKENLVDAVVHLINRDYDDLAKDFVKLGFLTPDVDIQPIIPALEEVFSSAIGESVRDFNFKTITDRFSELMYDYPFRVPAKFALIIRSLVTQEGIALTINPNFRIVEVALPYVAKRLLTGESPEIRRRLLEVLFKGGRFQWHRLENLIAVARTKGNFDLLPSAQLGLQYLLSDEGKYLRQQLVIALTDDDRLHTEEVQRLWNLIKDELQPARLFNAALGALVEFTPLVGTAIIPGVHRS, encoded by the coding sequence GTGGGACAGCATCCCCTTGAACGGTTAAGACGGTATGACGCTCGTGCGATCGCCCAATATTATCGCTTCCGCCCCTGGCTGACAATCTGGCGAACCCTACGAATTGTCTTCTCCTTCCTGAGTTTCTTCTTAGGTATGCAGCTTGACAGGCTACAAAATCTGGAGGAGCAACACAAGTTAAAACGAGCCGACCAACTGCGCAGAACGCTGATCAGTCTGGGGCCAACCTTCATCAAAGTTGGGCAGGCGCTATCTACTCGACCTGATCTGGTCAGGAAAGATTTTTTGGAAGAACTGACCAAGCTGCAAGATCAGCTTCCACCGTTCCCCAACCACATCGCCTTTAGCATTATTGAGCGCGAATTAAACCGTCCCCTGGAGGAGAGTTACTGTCAGATCTCGCTAGAACCTGTGGCGGCGGCCAGTTTGGGTCAGGTCTACCGCGCCCGATTGTTCAGCGGCGAGGAAGTGGCGGTTAAAGTGCAACGCCCCAACCTGATGCCCGTTCTGACCCTGGATCTGTATCTGATGCGTTGGGCTGCAAGCTGGCTATCGCCCTGGCTGCCCCTGAACCTGGGTCATGACCTGACGCTGATTGTGGATGAATTTGGCAACAAGTTGTTTGAGGAAGTGGATTATCTGAATGAGGGGCGCAACGCTGAAAAGTTTGCCACCAACTTCCGGGGCGATCCACGAGTAAAAGTACCTGCCATCTACTGGCGTTACAGCAGTCAGCGAGTCTTAACCCTGGAGTGGATCCATGGCTTCAAGCTGACGGATACCGAACGAATTCGGGAAGCGGGTCTGGCGAAGGATGACCTGATTGAAATTGGGGTCACGACAGGTTTACAGCAACTGCTAGAACACGGCTTTTTCCACGCCGACCCGCACCCCGGCAACCTGTTTGCTATGGCTCCCCAATGTCCCGTCGATAGTAAAGCACCGACCGAGCCACTCCGCGCTCAGATGGCTTATATCGACTTTGGCATGATGGATCAGTTGGATGAAACCACCAAAGAGAACTTAGTAGATGCCGTTGTTCACTTGATTAACCGGGATTACGATGACCTGGCCAAGGATTTTGTCAAACTGGGCTTTTTAACTCCAGATGTAGACATTCAGCCGATCATTCCAGCCCTGGAAGAAGTATTTTCTTCAGCGATCGGCGAAAGTGTACGAGATTTCAACTTTAAGACGATTACCGATCGCTTCTCGGAGTTGATGTACGACTATCCGTTCCGGGTTCCAGCCAAGTTTGCCCTGATCATTCGTTCCCTGGTGACACAAGAAGGAATTGCCCTTACTATTAATCCCAATTTCAGGATTGTGGAAGTGGCCCTACCCTACGTGGCGAAGCGGTTGCTAACGGGAGAATCCCCAGAAATTCGTCGCCGACTGTTGGAAGTGCTGTTCAAGGGTGGCCGGTTCCAGTGGCATCGGTTAGAAAACCTGATTGCCGTAGCTCGCACAAAAGGTAACTTTGATCTGCTGCCCTCAGCCCAATTAGGACTGCAATATCTACTATCCGACGAAGGCAAATACTTGAGACAGCAACTGGTCATTGCGTTGACAGACGACGATCGCCTGCATACGGAAGAAGTCCAACGTCTCTGGAATTTAATCAAGGACGAACTGCAGCCTGCTCGCCTATTTAATGCTGCATTAGGTGCGCTGGTCGAATTTACACCGCTGGTCGGTACTGCCATTATTCCAGGAGTTCACCGATCGTAG
- a CDS encoding DegT/DnrJ/EryC1/StrS family aminotransferase: MNRIPPFDLSEQYKLIGAEMNAAALEVLASGRYIGGSWVADFESQFAEYIGTSECIACNSGTDALYLALRALGIGSGDEVITTPFTFVATAEVISAVGATPVFVDIDLATFNLNLDQVEAAITGHTRAVIPVHLFGLPVNMTRLMAIAQTHNLLIIEDCAQSTGAEWEGQKVGSIGHIGCFSFYPTKNLGACGDGGAITTSDPALAERLRRLRDHGRQGAYYYEELGVNSRLDAVQAAILQIKLRHLDQWNQQRRDVADRYQHLLSPIPNITRPQEMAGGKSVWNQYTIRVTGERDAGTARDRVRSQLQERGVASMVYYPLPLHLQPAYRDLGYQIGQLPLAEQASQQVLSLPMFPEITLEQQEQVAYSLKDCLA; the protein is encoded by the coding sequence GTGAACAGAATTCCTCCTTTTGACCTGTCTGAACAGTACAAGCTGATTGGCGCAGAGATGAATGCAGCAGCGCTAGAGGTCTTGGCTTCTGGGCGTTACATTGGTGGTTCCTGGGTGGCAGATTTTGAAAGCCAATTTGCTGAATACATTGGCACGTCGGAATGCATTGCCTGTAATTCTGGTACCGATGCCCTGTATCTGGCCTTAAGAGCGCTGGGAATTGGATCCGGAGATGAGGTGATTACCACCCCATTTACCTTTGTTGCCACCGCAGAAGTAATCAGCGCTGTTGGAGCAACCCCTGTCTTTGTAGATATTGATCTGGCTACGTTTAACCTTAATCTGGATCAGGTAGAAGCCGCGATTACAGGACACACGCGGGCAGTCATTCCCGTACATTTGTTTGGTCTACCCGTGAACATGACGCGGCTGATGGCGATCGCTCAGACCCATAACCTGTTGATTATCGAGGACTGTGCCCAATCTACGGGAGCCGAGTGGGAAGGGCAAAAAGTCGGCAGCATTGGTCATATTGGCTGTTTCAGCTTCTATCCCACCAAAAATTTGGGAGCTTGTGGAGATGGGGGAGCGATCACCACGAGCGACCCGGCGCTCGCAGAGCGGTTGCGTCGCCTGCGAGATCACGGTCGGCAGGGGGCTTACTATTACGAAGAACTAGGGGTTAACAGCCGATTGGATGCGGTGCAGGCAGCGATTCTACAAATCAAGCTGCGCCACCTGGATCAATGGAACCAACAACGACGGGACGTGGCCGATCGCTATCAGCATCTCCTCAGCCCCATTCCGAACATTACGCGGCCTCAAGAGATGGCTGGCGGCAAAAGTGTCTGGAACCAGTACACGATTCGGGTGACGGGCGAGCGTGATGCTGGAACGGCTAGAGACAGAGTGCGATCGCAACTTCAGGAGAGAGGGGTGGCCTCCATGGTGTACTATCCCCTACCGCTACATCTGCAACCTGCTTACCGGGATCTGGGCTACCAGATAGGACAACTTCCTCTGGCTGAGCAAGCCTCCCAACAGGTGCTATCGCTGCCCATGTTCCCTGAAATAACTCTGGAACAGCAAGAACAGGTCGCTTATAGTCTCAAAGACTGTTTGGCTTGA
- a CDS encoding ABC transporter permease, which produces MNSPLQLVWALGLMAIAIALSVWQKLGLEGKLAMATGRTVLQLSVVGYVLAIVFEFKNPLLVLLVVGVMLVVATIVARNRISQKIPRLIPLVGGSILTATALTLLYTNLLVFQPPSWYDPQYLIPLAGIVLGNAMNGAAIAGERLVSTLNSSQLEIETHLSLGATPQQAVAQYRREAIKAGLIPTINTMMVVGLVTLPGIMTGQLLSGVNPLIAAAYQAVIIFMLACATLMTTLLVTTGLCRQHFNQFAQLQLW; this is translated from the coding sequence ATGAACTCACCTTTGCAATTAGTTTGGGCCTTGGGGCTAATGGCGATCGCGATCGCGCTTTCAGTATGGCAAAAGCTGGGGCTGGAAGGGAAGCTGGCTATGGCAACGGGACGAACAGTGCTGCAACTCTCGGTTGTCGGGTACGTGCTGGCGATCGTGTTCGAGTTTAAAAATCCGCTGCTGGTGTTGCTGGTGGTGGGGGTGATGCTGGTGGTGGCGACGATCGTGGCCCGTAACCGCATTAGTCAAAAAATTCCTCGTCTGATTCCTCTGGTCGGCGGCTCCATTCTAACGGCTACCGCCCTGACGTTGCTGTATACTAACCTGCTAGTGTTTCAGCCCCCAAGCTGGTATGACCCTCAGTATTTGATTCCCCTGGCTGGAATTGTGCTGGGAAATGCCATGAATGGGGCGGCGATCGCGGGAGAACGACTGGTTAGTACATTAAATTCCAGTCAGCTTGAAATTGAGACTCACTTGAGCTTGGGAGCGACTCCCCAACAGGCAGTTGCTCAGTATCGTCGGGAAGCCATCAAAGCAGGCCTGATCCCCACCATCAATACCATGATGGTCGTTGGCCTTGTTACCTTACCTGGAATCATGACGGGACAACTGTTGAGCGGTGTGAATCCGCTCATTGCCGCTGCTTACCAGGCTGTTATTATCTTTATGCTAGCCTGTGCCACCTTAATGACTACCCTACTGGTGACTACTGGTCTCTGCCGCCAGCACTTCAACCAGTTTGCTCAACTCCAGTTATGGTAA
- a CDS encoding DUF760 domain-containing protein, whose product MIFNSDSANFLNSEPEVGEANPLLKYLQLQSPEVLAQVAKSVSPNVKQIISHNVQGLVGMLPSEAFNVKITTDRENLAGLLVSAMMTGYFLRQMEQRMEMENLLTGSLSLQNELDDE is encoded by the coding sequence ATGATCTTTAACTCTGACAGTGCAAACTTTCTCAACTCTGAACCGGAAGTAGGAGAGGCCAATCCCCTACTCAAGTACCTTCAGCTACAGTCACCGGAGGTGCTGGCTCAGGTTGCGAAATCTGTAAGTCCGAATGTAAAGCAGATAATTTCCCACAACGTGCAAGGGTTGGTAGGTATGCTGCCCTCCGAGGCATTCAACGTCAAAATCACCACCGATCGGGAAAACTTAGCTGGGTTACTGGTATCCGCCATGATGACGGGCTACTTCTTGCGCCAGATGGAACAGCGGATGGAGATGGAAAATCTCTTAACCGGATCCCTGTCCCTCCAAAACGAACTGGATGACGAGTAA
- the scpB gene encoding SMC-Scp complex subunit ScpB — MLSLARTIEAILYLKAQPLTVSELAEYARCDRAAVEEGLIELMADYAHRDSALEIVETPNGYALQLRETFHHLIQELLPADLGVGALRTLAAIALKGKIAQTDLVEIRGSNAYQHVQELVELGFVRKRRQSDGRSYWLQVTDKFHQYFQIHQDQAIELNQYLEPKA; from the coding sequence ATGCTTTCTCTTGCCCGCACGATCGAAGCGATTCTGTATCTGAAAGCCCAACCCCTGACGGTTTCGGAACTGGCGGAGTATGCCAGGTGCGATCGGGCCGCAGTGGAAGAAGGGTTGATTGAATTGATGGCCGATTACGCGCATCGAGACAGTGCTCTGGAAATTGTGGAAACTCCCAATGGGTATGCCTTGCAGTTGCGGGAAACGTTTCACCACCTGATTCAGGAACTTCTGCCTGCGGATCTGGGGGTCGGTGCGCTGCGAACCCTGGCCGCGATCGCCCTGAAAGGAAAAATTGCCCAAACCGATCTGGTGGAAATCCGGGGATCAAACGCTTATCAGCATGTTCAGGAATTAGTAGAGCTAGGCTTCGTCCGCAAACGCCGACAGTCTGATGGCCGCTCCTACTGGCTCCAGGTCACTGACAAATTTCACCAATACTTCCAAATTCATCAAGATCAGGCGATCGAACTCAACCAGTATCTCGAACCAAAAGCATGA
- a CDS encoding ABC transporter ATP-binding protein, protein MTIAVSLQNVYKTFTKAPVVNDLSFDIKAGEIFGLLGPNGAGKSTTIRMLTTLTRPSQGQILVAGYDVVRSPQQVKRRIGVVLQQLSVDSDLTVWENMEFHGRLHHIPNPQRQQEIDRWLDYVELSDRRKDAAKTLSGGMKRRLQIARALLHRPEILFLDEPTVGLDPQTRRRLWEIIRDLNTQGMTILLTTHYMDEVEYLCGGFGNGEPGRIGIMDNGQLIELGTLQQLRQKHGEGLVIKQLGDLQGISGAARWEYQFFPTLEAANAYLEQQPDKTGQMVRPSNLEDIFVELTGRNLD, encoded by the coding sequence ATGACGATCGCGGTTTCCCTCCAGAACGTATACAAAACCTTTACTAAAGCCCCAGTGGTCAATGATCTGTCGTTTGACATCAAAGCGGGAGAAATTTTCGGCTTACTGGGGCCAAATGGAGCCGGAAAATCCACCACAATTCGGATGCTCACCACCCTGACCCGACCATCTCAAGGACAGATTCTGGTTGCTGGGTACGATGTAGTTCGCAGTCCCCAACAGGTGAAGCGGCGAATTGGCGTAGTGCTACAACAATTGAGTGTGGACAGCGACCTGACCGTGTGGGAAAACATGGAATTTCATGGTCGCCTGCACCACATCCCTAATCCTCAGCGCCAACAAGAAATCGATCGCTGGTTGGATTATGTAGAACTGAGCGATCGTCGCAAGGATGCCGCTAAAACTCTGTCCGGCGGTATGAAACGTCGCCTGCAAATTGCCAGAGCCTTACTCCATCGCCCAGAGATCCTGTTTCTCGATGAACCCACCGTGGGACTAGATCCGCAAACTCGTCGCCGTCTCTGGGAAATCATTCGCGATCTGAACACACAGGGCATGACCATCCTGCTCACCACCCATTACATGGACGAAGTTGAGTATCTCTGTGGTGGTTTTGGCAACGGTGAACCCGGACGTATCGGCATCATGGATAATGGGCAGTTAATTGAACTCGGCACCCTGCAACAGTTGCGTCAAAAACATGGAGAAGGTCTGGTGATCAAGCAATTGGGTGATCTCCAAGGGATCAGCGGAGCTGCACGCTGGGAGTACCAGTTTTTCCCCACCCTGGAAGCCGCCAACGCCTACCTGGAACAGCAGCCCGACAAAACCGGCCAGATGGTCAGACCGTCTAATTTAGAAGATATTTTTGTTGAGTTGACCGGGCGGAATTTAGATTGA
- a CDS encoding cation:proton antiporter has protein sequence MTWVDFPNLLPLHSPTDLPPLLATANQTANEAANGPLILAGVLLSLVVVYLASKLGGELCARIDLPPVLGELVGGVLIGVSALDLLVFPEGGEDGSGSLLMHLLQTTSTLTPESLTSVFTAQSEVISVLAELGVVILLFEIGLESNLKELIRVGPQATVVAVVGVVTPFVLGTGGLLWFFHTPVVPAIFAGAALTATSIGITAKVLAEIQKLTSGEGQIIIGAAVLDDVLGIIVLAVVASLAREGQVQIGNVIYLIVSAGVFLVGSIWLGRLLNPILMSLMERLQTRGKVLIPALTIAFLLAYIADVIQLEAILGAFAAGLILAETDKREELIKQVVPIADILVPVFFIVVGARTDVSVLNPFVPENREGLIMASFLIVVAIVGKVVTGLTVFGKLGINRLAIGVGMIPRGEVGLVFAAVGSASGVLSKPLEAAIIVMVILTTFLAPPFLRIVFTEQGDVVEKPATSISDSSD, from the coding sequence ATGACCTGGGTTGATTTCCCAAACCTGCTACCTCTGCATTCACCAACCGACCTGCCACCCTTGCTGGCAACGGCCAACCAAACTGCTAATGAAGCCGCGAATGGGCCATTAATCCTGGCTGGCGTGTTGCTGAGTCTGGTGGTGGTCTACCTGGCCAGTAAACTGGGAGGAGAGCTATGTGCCCGAATTGACCTGCCGCCTGTGCTAGGAGAACTGGTCGGTGGTGTTCTGATTGGCGTTTCGGCCTTAGACCTGCTCGTCTTTCCCGAAGGTGGTGAGGATGGCAGCGGCTCTCTGTTAATGCACTTGCTGCAAACCACGTCTACACTGACTCCTGAATCTCTGACATCCGTTTTCACGGCTCAAAGTGAAGTCATCTCCGTCCTGGCAGAACTGGGTGTAGTGATCTTACTGTTCGAGATTGGCCTGGAATCGAATTTGAAAGAGTTAATCCGGGTTGGCCCCCAGGCGACTGTTGTAGCGGTGGTGGGAGTCGTCACACCCTTTGTGTTAGGAACGGGAGGTCTCCTCTGGTTCTTTCATACGCCCGTGGTGCCTGCAATTTTTGCTGGAGCGGCCCTCACGGCGACCAGTATTGGCATTACGGCAAAAGTGCTGGCTGAAATTCAAAAGCTAACCTCTGGTGAAGGCCAGATTATTATCGGAGCCGCCGTTCTGGATGATGTGTTGGGCATTATCGTGCTGGCGGTAGTAGCCAGTCTGGCTCGTGAGGGACAGGTGCAAATCGGCAATGTGATTTACCTGATCGTGAGTGCGGGCGTATTTCTGGTGGGATCGATCTGGTTAGGCCGATTGCTGAATCCCATATTGATGTCTTTAATGGAGCGGTTGCAAACTCGCGGCAAGGTGTTGATTCCAGCCCTGACGATCGCGTTTTTGCTGGCTTACATTGCTGATGTGATTCAGTTAGAAGCTATTTTGGGAGCCTTTGCCGCTGGGCTGATTCTGGCAGAAACGGACAAGCGAGAAGAATTGATCAAACAGGTGGTGCCGATCGCCGATATTCTGGTGCCTGTCTTCTTCATTGTCGTGGGTGCCCGCACGGATGTGAGTGTCTTGAATCCCTTTGTACCAGAGAACCGGGAAGGGCTAATTATGGCTTCTTTTCTGATTGTGGTGGCGATCGTCGGTAAAGTGGTAACGGGTCTGACCGTATTTGGCAAACTGGGGATTAACCGACTGGCGATCGGCGTGGGCATGATTCCCAGAGGCGAGGTGGGCTTGGTGTTTGCTGCCGTAGGATCTGCCAGTGGAGTGCTGTCTAAACCCCTGGAAGCTGCGATTATTGTCATGGTGATTCTCACCACCTTCCTGGCTCCTCCCTTTCTCCGGATTGTGTTTACCGAGCAAGGCGATGTCGTAGAAAAACCTGCTACTTCCATTAGCGATAGTTCAGATTAA
- a CDS encoding YdcF family protein: MVLLLTDIFLLLTQVFLWLIVGLVIWFFLQRVLSKQFLGILVLLLFLFVILTAFYQGGINQPGSVLEILWRVISYPLTPFGLGFILLLLLLTGFVKLGKWAKYIIQGILILLLLGSIPFIAYFLAQELEMEAIELINPLPPIDTGARQVIVLLGRNTTRFQLKPRREAAPVANSDTTNASRVAITETQYQVLSQLPVQMTAHGNRIVYAAKLYQESTGRNPLIIISAGRRYDRKKHEGETWEEISEAQDIQTMLTQTFGVPANAMIQDREEYNIRSSAVNVQKLLRDQGINYGRQLILVASALNMNRAALTFEEVFNQDCIVVRPTDFLTVPSPDRLRGILQGRDLVERDLQVTDILPSAEAFYISSQAYQEYLNSFYYFLRRWIRPFRSRGEIQTCPTTPNQTPTPLPAPPATTTPIPIPTLTPAPAPTATPIPIPTDTPTTPTSTPEESQ, translated from the coding sequence ATGGTCTTACTCCTCACCGATATCTTCTTGCTGCTAACCCAGGTCTTTCTCTGGCTGATCGTGGGGTTAGTGATCTGGTTTTTTCTGCAAAGGGTTTTGTCCAAGCAGTTTCTTGGCATTCTGGTGCTGCTGCTATTTCTGTTTGTGATTCTGACGGCCTTTTACCAGGGAGGCATCAACCAACCCGGAAGTGTTCTGGAAATTCTCTGGCGAGTTATTTCTTATCCCCTGACTCCCTTTGGTTTGGGGTTTATTCTGTTGTTGCTCCTGCTGACAGGATTTGTCAAGCTAGGCAAATGGGCAAAATATATTATTCAGGGAATATTGATTTTGCTCCTGCTGGGTAGTATTCCATTCATCGCCTATTTTCTGGCTCAGGAACTGGAGATGGAGGCGATCGAGCTAATCAACCCGCTCCCCCCAATCGATACAGGTGCCCGTCAGGTGATTGTGCTGTTAGGCCGAAATACCACCCGGTTTCAACTCAAACCCCGGCGGGAAGCGGCTCCGGTGGCCAACTCTGATACAACCAACGCTTCCAGAGTTGCGATTACTGAAACTCAGTATCAGGTATTGAGTCAATTACCCGTTCAGATGACGGCTCATGGGAACCGAATTGTTTATGCGGCAAAACTATATCAGGAATCTACTGGACGCAATCCGCTGATCATCATCAGCGCAGGTCGCCGGTACGATCGCAAAAAACACGAAGGAGAAACCTGGGAAGAAATTTCTGAGGCTCAAGATATTCAAACCATGCTGACTCAAACCTTTGGGGTGCCTGCCAATGCCATGATTCAGGATCGGGAAGAGTACAATATTCGCAGCAGTGCCGTCAATGTGCAAAAATTGCTGCGCGATCAGGGAATTAATTACGGCAGACAATTAATTCTGGTTGCCTCGGCGCTCAATATGAACCGGGCCGCGCTCACCTTTGAAGAAGTATTTAACCAGGATTGTATCGTTGTACGCCCGACGGATTTTCTTACCGTTCCCAGCCCCGATCGACTGAGAGGAATTTTGCAGGGACGTGATCTGGTAGAACGGGATCTTCAAGTCACAGATATTCTTCCCTCGGCGGAAGCCTTTTATATCAGTTCCCAGGCATATCAGGAGTATCTCAACTCGTTCTATTATTTCCTGCGCCGCTGGATCCGGCCCTTCCGATCCCGTGGGGAAATTCAGACCTGCCCCACAACTCCCAATCAGACTCCTACCCCCCTTCCTGCTCCTCCTGCTACGACCACTCCCATTCCGATTCCGACGCTGACCCCTGCCCCTGCTCCCACTGCCACTCCGATTCCAATTCCCACTGACACTCCCACTACCCCTACTTCTACCCCTGAAGAATCCCAGTAA
- a CDS encoding ABC transporter ATP-binding protein → MARPSRLRKLGEYLRPHWRKAALGIGALFIVNLLGMYIPLQIRDAIDRLQASFDFNQVLYYVILVLVLASVMWVMRMASRIWLFGVGRQVEFDLKQKIFTHLLRLEPSYFAINTVGDLINRATSDVDNIRRLLGFAVLSLANMLFAYGLTLPVMLAIDWKLSLLSLAVYPLMMIVVVLSSNQLRQQQQDVQEELSNISELMQEDMSGISLVKIYAQEENERRAFHRLNQQLLDANLTLAKTRTILFSSLRGLASISLLIVLWFGMGAINQGAITVGDFVALLLYVERLVFPTALLGFTITAYQRGEVSIDRIETILTVQPKIADAPDAIALPRSQVQGKITARQLTFAYPSLKGNAPTRLALDHLQFTIDPQETIAIVGPIGAGKSTLANALPRLLDIAPGQLFLDEYDITTLRLEDLRGAIAYVPQESFLFSTSIHNNIRYGAPQATDELVIRAAQQAQIHEEILNFPQQYDTLVGERGITLSGGQRQRTALARALLVDAPILILDDALSSVDNQTATQILKNLSQGTDRKTVLFISHQMSAAATTDRILVMDQGRIVESGTHEDLLAQGGLYQSLWEQQKFEAALE, encoded by the coding sequence ATGGCTCGACCCTCTCGATTACGGAAGTTAGGGGAGTATCTGCGGCCCCACTGGCGTAAAGCAGCCCTGGGAATTGGTGCATTGTTCATTGTGAATTTGTTGGGTATGTATATCCCACTGCAAATTCGAGATGCGATCGATCGGCTCCAGGCTTCCTTTGACTTCAATCAGGTGCTGTATTACGTGATCCTGGTGCTGGTGCTGGCTTCTGTCATGTGGGTGATGCGGATGGCCTCCCGGATCTGGTTATTCGGAGTGGGGCGGCAGGTGGAGTTTGATCTAAAGCAGAAGATCTTCACTCATCTGCTGAGGCTGGAGCCTTCCTACTTCGCGATCAACACGGTTGGAGATTTGATCAACCGGGCCACCAGCGATGTGGATAACATTCGGCGCTTGCTAGGATTTGCGGTGCTGAGTCTGGCCAATATGCTGTTTGCCTATGGCCTGACGTTACCTGTGATGCTGGCGATCGACTGGAAACTGAGTCTGCTCTCGCTGGCTGTGTATCCATTGATGATGATCGTAGTAGTGCTGTCCAGTAATCAATTGCGTCAGCAGCAACAAGATGTGCAGGAAGAATTATCCAACATCAGCGAATTGATGCAGGAGGACATGAGCGGCATTTCCCTGGTTAAAATTTACGCCCAGGAAGAGAACGAACGACGAGCCTTTCATCGCCTGAATCAACAATTACTGGATGCCAATCTCACTCTGGCAAAAACCCGTACCATTTTGTTTTCTTCGTTGCGGGGACTGGCTAGCATCAGCCTGTTGATTGTCCTCTGGTTTGGCATGGGAGCGATTAATCAGGGAGCGATTACCGTTGGCGATTTTGTTGCCTTGTTGCTGTATGTGGAACGGTTGGTGTTCCCGACCGCGTTACTGGGATTTACGATTACCGCCTATCAACGGGGTGAAGTCAGCATTGATCGGATTGAAACCATTTTGACGGTACAGCCGAAAATAGCCGATGCCCCTGATGCGATCGCCCTCCCCCGATCTCAGGTGCAGGGAAAGATCACTGCCCGTCAGCTAACCTTTGCCTATCCCTCGCTGAAAGGTAATGCCCCAACCCGTCTAGCGTTGGATCACCTCCAGTTCACCATTGATCCCCAAGAAACGATCGCAATCGTTGGGCCGATCGGCGCTGGGAAATCTACCCTGGCCAACGCCCTGCCTCGCTTGTTGGACATCGCTCCCGGTCAACTATTTTTGGATGAGTACGACATTACAACCCTGCGCTTAGAGGATTTGCGCGGTGCGATCGCCTATGTGCCTCAAGAGAGCTTCCTCTTCAGCACCAGCATCCACAACAATATCCGGTATGGTGCTCCCCAGGCTACAGACGAACTGGTCATTCGAGCGGCTCAACAAGCCCAGATCCACGAGGAGATCCTGAATTTTCCCCAGCAGTACGATACGTTAGTGGGCGAACGGGGGATTACTCTATCCGGCGGCCAACGCCAACGAACCGCCTTGGCTCGTGCTCTGCTGGTAGATGCCCCAATTTTGATACTGGATGATGCCCTCTCCAGCGTCGATAACCAGACCGCCACCCAAATTCTGAAGAATTTATCCCAGGGCACCGATCGCAAAACGGTTCTCTTTATCTCTCACCAGATGTCCGCCGCTGCCACAACCGATCGGATTCTGGTGATGGATCAGGGGCGAATTGTAGAATCAGGCACCCACGAAGATCTGCTGGCCCAGGGAGGACTATACCAATCCCTGTGGGAGCAGCAGAAGTTTGAAGCGGCTCTGGAGTAA